From the Musa acuminata AAA Group cultivar baxijiao chromosome BXJ3-7, Cavendish_Baxijiao_AAA, whole genome shotgun sequence genome, one window contains:
- the LOC103992320 gene encoding tetraspanin-15-like yields the protein MAEEAPADVFVPPTKCLPKSPFPPPPLSMSSSGRMTRLLIPLAVLSYLLSLPVLGLAVWLLATRDYNCEDLMQAPQIRTTIGVGLILVFAVSNFVVYFGPRLLMPCHVILSVVLVVMLSSGVSLVGLYKMETRGLPGTPMWLRSRVMNVGTWVEIKNCLYDDRICFDMEYRSSQFTSGDFTMMKLSAVESGCCKPPEICGMEYVNATYWTSATRKNANDKRSVRDPTPYGSYDDCHVWSNDSTVLCYNCESCKSGFVRVISHRWRKVGVFLMVMSILFVIVHTVRFTVLMLDRYSTH from the exons ATGGCCGAAGAGGCACCTGCCGATGTCTTCGTTCCACCCACAAAATGCCTGCCCAAATCGCCCTTCCCTCCGCCTCCTCTCTCCATGTCTTCCTCCGGTAGGATGACGAGGCTTCTCATACCTCTCGCCGTCTTATCCTACCTCCTCTCGCTCCCGGTGCTGGGGCTCGCCGTGTGGCTCCTCGCCACCCGCGATTACAACTGCGAGGACCTCATGCAAGCGCCACAGATCCGTACGACCATCGGCGTCGGCCTGATCCTCGTGTTCGCCGTCAGCAACTTCGTGGTGTACTTCGGGCCGCGGTTACTCATGCCGTGCCACGTTATCCTCTCTGTGGTGCTCGTTGTGATGCTCAGCTCCGGGGTGTCCTTGGTGGGGTTGTACAAGATGGAGACGAGGGGCCTGCCGGGGACGCCAATGTGGCTCCGCAGCCGGGTGATGAATGTGGGGACGTGGGTCGAAATCAAAAACTGCCTTTACGACGACAGGATATGCTTCGACATGGAATATCGATCCTCCCAGTTCACCTCTGGTGATTTCACCATGATGAAGCTATCTGCAGTAGAG TCCGGATGCTGTAAGCCACCAGAGATCTGCGGAATGGAGTACGTGAATGCTACATATTGGACATCTGCGACGAGGAAGAATGCCAACGACAAGAGATCGGTTAGAGATCCAACACCCTACGGTTCGTATGATGACTGCCATGTCTGGAGCAACGATTCTACGGTCCTTTGTTACAATTGTGAATCATGCAAGTCGGGCTTCGTGAGGGTCATATCCCACAGGTGGAGGAAAGTTGGTGTTTTCCTTATGGTTATGTCGATACTGTTTGTGATCGTCCATACCGTACGGTTCACCGTCCTTATGTTAGATAGATACAGCACTCACTAG
- the LOC103992286 gene encoding S-adenosylmethionine decarboxylase proenzyme, with amino-acid sequence MAVIMNGSPSPPSVSPIGFEGYEKRLEITFSEAPTFVDPRGRGLRSLSREQIDSILDLARCTVVSQLSNSEFDSYVLSESSLFVYPYKIILKTCGTTKLLLSIPRILELAMELSLAVLSAKYSRGTFNFPGAQPSPHRSFAEEVAVLNQFFGSLNSGGNAYVMGDPTKPNRKWHIYYATQKAELPMVTLEMCMTGLNTERTSIFFNNSVDGYSSAKEMTKFSGISDIISEMDVCDFAFEPCGYSMNGIHGPALSTIHVTPEEGFSYASYEAMGFNPSSLVYSGLIERVLKCFGPSEFSTAVTIFGRHGLSGTWGRKLDLDGYACTDLVEQELPGGGLLIYQAFAVSAVTVVSPRSILHSCDRDLKYDNRGIHWENEETEGEEPKIGS; translated from the coding sequence ATGGCAGTCATAATGAATGGTTCTCCAAGTCCTCCCTCAGTGTCACCGATTGGATTTGAGGGATACGAGAAGCGTCTTGAGATTACATTCTCAGAGGCACCTACTTTTGTGGACCCCCGTGGTAGGGGATTGCGCTCCCTTTCACGGGAGCAGATCGACTCTATTCTTGATTTGGCACGGTGCACAGTCGTATCGCAGCTCTCAAACAGTGAATTCGATTCATATGTCCTCTCGGAGTCGAGTCTTTTTGTTTACCCATATAAGATAATTCTCAAGACATGTGGGACTACAAAACTGCTGCTGTCCATCCCCAGAATTCTTGAGCTTGCTATGGAGCTCTCGCTCGCTGTGTTATCTGCAAAGTATTCCCGTGGAACCTTCAATTTTCCTGGTGCACAACCATCTCCACATCGTAGCTTCGCAGAAGAAGTTGCTGTCCTCAATCAGTTCTTTGGCAGCCTTAACTCGGGTGGCAATGCCTACGTGATGGGTGATCCAACAAAGCCGAATCGCAAGTGGCACATATATTATGCAACACAGAAAGCTGAACTGCCAATGGTTACTTTAGAGATGTGCATGACTGGGCTGAATACTGAGAGGACATCAATCTTCTTCAACAATTCAGTGGATGGCTATTCTTCTGCTAAAGAGATGACGAAATTCTCTGGCATTTCTGATATTATATCTGAGATGGATGTATGCGACTTTGCCTTCGAACCATGTGGATATTCGATGAATGGGATTCATGGCCCAGCTCTATCTACGATCCATGTGACCCCTGAGGAAGGTTTCAGCTATGCTAGTTACGAAGCAATGGGGTTCAACCCATCATCCCTGGTGTATTCAGGGTTGATCGAGAGGGTCCTTAAGTGCTTTGGTCCATCAGAGTTCTCCACTGCAGTTACTATCTTTGGCAGACATGGGTTGTCTGGCACATGGGGAAGGAAGCTTGATCTCGATGGCTATGCCTGTACTGATCTTGTGGAACAGGAGCTGCCGGGAGGTGGGCTGTTGATTTATCAGGCTTTTGCGGTCTCTGCTGTGACTGTCGTCTCCCCTAGATCCATCCTGCATTCCTGTGACAGAGACCTCAAGTATGACAATAGAGGAATCCACTGGGAAAATGAAGAAACAGAGGGAGAGGAACCTAAGATAGGATCATGA